From Alienimonas californiensis, a single genomic window includes:
- a CDS encoding phytanoyl-CoA dioxygenase family protein, giving the protein MATKSAFSAFKPGGVWHRAVSTQVMRGLRAADSMGAPLSLTPSKKLKGIRKYWNREMMDRYIASGGTELPHDEMCQLRVPDPLVPKTEDVAPENKLSTEDLAAFYRNGYLKPFKAFEPEQIKDFGRRLLERCGQPSQVYPGGDPHRDRHLEMPEMMRLIAHPAITDRCAQLLGPNLLTWRSQLFHKPPGNNPVGWHQASTYMFEEEFGEPSVFPPDINNLFMLTVWIPADPSTRKNGCLKVDTRSVTERTRWMRLGGDVGFHAVNYGPCYEVKEEDVHYIEMEPGEVLIFTERAIHGSDANRTDSNRMAFNFRVVPTDVQVYRPGKRFHKASQMNRVYDLTNWRPVIIRGTDTVRKNESVPWTDYAGSELIPGKITPDGAPPNPSAATEPVAAASEAVTAGA; this is encoded by the coding sequence ATGGCGACCAAGTCCGCCTTCAGCGCCTTCAAACCCGGCGGGGTGTGGCATCGCGCCGTTTCCACGCAGGTCATGCGCGGTCTGCGGGCCGCCGATTCGATGGGGGCGCCGCTCTCGCTGACGCCCTCCAAGAAGCTGAAGGGCATCCGGAAGTACTGGAACCGGGAGATGATGGACCGGTACATCGCCAGCGGCGGCACGGAGTTGCCGCACGACGAAATGTGCCAGCTCCGCGTGCCGGACCCGCTCGTGCCGAAGACGGAGGACGTCGCCCCGGAGAACAAGCTGTCCACGGAGGACCTCGCCGCGTTCTACCGCAACGGCTACCTCAAGCCCTTCAAGGCGTTCGAGCCGGAGCAGATCAAGGACTTCGGCCGTCGCCTGCTGGAACGCTGCGGCCAGCCCAGCCAGGTCTATCCCGGCGGCGATCCCCACCGGGACCGCCATCTCGAGATGCCGGAGATGATGCGCCTGATCGCCCACCCGGCGATCACCGACCGCTGCGCCCAACTGCTGGGGCCGAATCTGCTCACCTGGCGGAGCCAGCTGTTCCACAAGCCGCCCGGCAACAACCCGGTCGGCTGGCACCAGGCCAGCACCTACATGTTCGAGGAGGAGTTCGGCGAGCCGAGCGTCTTCCCGCCGGACATCAACAATCTGTTCATGCTGACCGTCTGGATCCCCGCCGACCCCAGCACCCGTAAGAACGGCTGTCTGAAGGTGGACACCCGCAGCGTCACGGAACGCACCCGCTGGATGCGGCTGGGCGGGGACGTGGGCTTCCACGCCGTGAACTACGGCCCCTGCTACGAGGTGAAGGAAGAGGACGTGCACTACATTGAGATGGAGCCCGGCGAGGTGCTGATTTTCACCGAGCGGGCGATCCACGGCTCGGACGCCAACCGCACCGACTCCAACCGGATGGCGTTCAACTTCCGCGTCGTCCCGACCGACGTGCAGGTTTACCGGCCCGGCAAGCGATTCCATAAGGCGTCGCAGATGAACCGGGTCTACGACCTGACGAACTGGCGTCCGGTGATCATTCGGGGTACGGATACGGTTCGGAAAAACGAGTCCGTGCCGTGGACCGACTACGCCGGCTCCGAACTCATTCCCGGGAAGATCACGCCGGACGGCGCCCCCCCCAATCCGTCGGCGGCGACCGAGCCCGTCGCCGCCGCGTCGGAGGCCGTCACAGCCGGCGCCTGA